A single genomic interval of Daucus carota subsp. sativus chromosome 1, DH1 v3.0, whole genome shotgun sequence harbors:
- the LOC108223088 gene encoding ATP-dependent 6-phosphofructokinase 5, chloroplastic encodes MDSISSAIASNLLFPATKPLYDHSTTSLSFSPVIHTLKSKKLSRTSVLTRVSAEIKSASPIDFSDPDWKIKYEKDFEQRFHLPHLTDVYADAMSYPSTFCLRMRTPVNEDFADGYPSDEKWHGYINNNDRVLLKVIRYSSPTSAGAECIDPNCTWVEQWVHRAGPREKIYYKPENVKAAIVTCGGLCPGLNDVIRQIVITLEIYGVKNIVGIPFGYRGFGKELAEMPLSRKVVQNVHLSGGSLLGVSRGGPNVSEIVDSMEERGINMLFVLGGNGTHAGANAIHDECRKRQLKVAVVGVPKTIDNDILLMDKTFGFDTAVEEAQRAINSAYIEAHSAYRGIGIVKLMGRSSGFIAMQASLASGQIDVCLIPEVPFHLHGPHGVLRHLKYLLETKGSAVVCVAEGAGQNFLEKTNAKDASGNIVFGDIGVHIQQETKKYFKDIGDPADVKYIDPTYMIRACRANASDGILCTVLGQNAVHGAFAGYSGITVGICNTHYVYLPIPEVISYPKVLDPNSRMWHRCLTSTGQPDFV; translated from the exons ATGGACTCCATCTCCTCGGCGATCGCCTCCAACCTCCTTTTCCCGGCCACTAAACCTCTCTATGATCACTCCACTACTTCTCTATCATTCTCTCCGGTAATTCACACTCTAAAGTCTAAAAAACTAAGCCGAACTAGCGTATTGACTCGCGTGAGTGCGGAGATCAAAAGCGCATCTCCGATCGACTTCAGTGATCCTGATTGGAAAATTAAGTATGAAAAGGACTTTGAACAACGCTTTCACCTACCGCATCTAACTGATGTCTACGCCGACGCCATGTCGTATCCGTCGACTTTTTGTCTCCGAATGAG GACTCCGGTTAATGAAGACTTTGCGGATGGATATCCGTCGGATGAGAAGTGGCATGGATACATTAACAATAATGACAGAGTACTTCTTAAG GTTATTCGATATTCTTCTCCAACATCTGCTGGTGCTGAGTGCATCGATCCTAATTGCACATGGGTGGAGCAATg GGTGCATCGTGCTGGTCCTAGAGAGAAGATATACTATAAACCTGAAAACGTTAAAGCAGCAATTGTCACTTGCGGAGGACTTTGCCCTGGTCTTAATGATGTCATCCGACAG ATTGTGATCACCCTCGAAATTTATGGTGTGAAAAATATCGTGGGGATTCCTTTTGGTTATCGTGGTTTTGGCAAAGAATTAGCTGAAATGCCG TTGTCCAGAAAAGTAGTTCAAAATGTTCATCTTTCGGGTGGAAGCTTGCTAGGTGTTTCTCGTGGAGGGCCCAATGTTAGCGAAATTGTGGACAGTATGGAG GAAAGAGGAATCAATATGCTATTTGTGCTTGGTGGAAATGGCACGCATGCTGGTGCCAATGCAATACATGATGAG TGCCGCAAAAGACAGCTGAAGGTGGCTGTAGTTGGTGTGCCAAAAACTATAGACAATGATATCCTTCTCATGGATAAGACTTTTGGTTTTGATACTGCCGTTGAAGAAGCTCAACGAGCTATAAATTCTGCATACATCGAG GCACATAGCGCTTATCGTGGTATAGGAATAGTCAAATTAATGGGTCGTAGTAGTGGATTTATAGCTATGCAAGCATCCCTTGCAAGTGGGCAAATTGATGTATGCTTGATTCCAGAG GTACCTTTCCATTTACATGGACCCCATGGTGTATTGCGGCATCTAAAGTATCTACTTGAGACAAAGGGATCGGCTGTTGTATGTGTAGCGGAGGGAGCTGGACAG AATTTTCTCGAAAAAACAAATGCAAAGGATGCATCAGGAAACATTGTGTTCGGAGATATTGGTGTCCACATACAGCAAGAG ACAAAGAAGTATTTCAAGGATATTGGAGATCCAGCTGATGTAAAATACATTGATCCTACATACATGATCCGTGCTTGCCGTGCAAATGCTTCAGATGGAATCTTGTGCACTGTATTGGGGCAAAATGCT GTTCATGGTGCGTTTGCTGGTTATAGCGGCATCACAGTGGGTATATGCAATACTCACTATGTTTATCTCCCCATTCCTGAAGTGATTTCTTACCCCAAGGTGTTGGACCCCAACAGTCGTATGTGGCATCGTTGCTTGACATCAACAGGCCAACCGGACTTTGTATAA
- the LOC108200003 gene encoding uncharacterized protein LOC108200003, with amino-acid sequence MAWLLDPAIGTAISEALRLVVTVQKRRGDFRGNFETLENTLGSALLTLQQIQKLNIVLNRSEENTEHFIKQLNQGVSLVEKCTQIPYWKTYKYSKKLAELDECIEKFFNIGVQGCVAVNTLRNGVGIQEINDKFDFVLRYLNIKYEPEIRVKEILQGPSDEFERIHDDDEIETDSSDEFSSWVTVTSLTDSVLGFHVQPLELISAPESLQDPEISTLGAGISELLNVVVAVAERTQNFESNLGSLRKTLESVEPIFNEAEKLGILFNRPKEEIHQFKDQVNRGVDVVCKCSNIPDWKKHSYSKKLIELDTSILKFFQIEVQGLMLVNTISLDDQYAMTVSCQPAVPKGGCSRIPDALVKPPNEGAEVVWKHEKTELVDGESMSGTNRVLLDHLPTSLETSEEMDSSSEGRYNDLISFLEVQRIPDKSAHCLDLKDMSSYDNFVGPSTRNLPHVVCTRGEHVGLKMEEASYIKKRLHAIRELSSEIIGSQASVVNASPIRRGKGCMSA; translated from the exons ATGGCTTGGCTCCTCGACCCAGCCATCGGGACGGCCATCAGTGAAGCACTCAGACTTGTAGTCACCGTTCAAAAACGAAGAGGGGACTTCAGAGGCAATTTCGAAACTCTCGAAAACACGCTTGGATCAGCTCTACTCACACTACAACAAATTCAGAAGCTCAACATAGTTCTGAATCGTTCTGAAGAAAACACGGAGCACTTCATCAAACAGTTAAATCAAGGTGTTAGTCTCGTAGAAAAGTGCACTCAAATTCCATACTGGAAGACGTACAAGTACTCGAAGAAGCTAGCGGAGTTGGATGAGTGTATAGAGAAGTTTTTCAATATAGGAGTGCAAGGGTGCGTGGCTGTGAATACGTTGAGAAATGGAGTGGGAATTCAagaaataaatgataaattcgATTTCGTGTTGAGGTATTTGAACATCAAGTATGAACCTGAAATTCGCGTAAAGGAGATTCTCCAGGGTCCTTCGGATGAATTTGAAAGGATCCATGATGATGATGAGATTGAAACTGATTCTTCAGATGAGTTTTCGAGTTGGGTAACTGTCACGAGTCTTACGGATAGCGTGCTCGGGTTTCATGTGCAGCCACTTGAGCTCATTTCAGCTCCGGAAAGCCTTCAAGATCCTGAAATTTCAA CTCTGGGAGCGGGCATCAGTGAATTACTCAATGTCGTGGTGGCAGTTGCAGAACGGACCCAAAACTTCGAATCCAATTTAGGAAGCCTCAGGAAGACACTTGAATCAGTAGAACCTATATTCAATGAAGCTGAGAAGCTGGGCATACTTTTCAATCGTCCAAAAGAAGAGATACATCAGTTCAAGGACCAGGTGAACCGTGGTGTGGATGTCGTGTGCAAGTGCAGTAATATTCCAGACTGGAAGAAACACAGTTACTCGAAGAAGCTGATAGAATTAGACACATCTATACTAAAGTTTTTCCAAATAGAAGTGCAGGGATTGATGCTTGTGAATACTATAAGTCTGGATGATCAATATGCCATGACCGTTTCATGCCAGCCTGCAGTCCCGAAAGGCGGGTGTTCTAGAATTCCAGATGCTCTCGTGAAg CCACCCAATGAGGGTGCAGAGGTGGTATGGAAACACGAAAAAACAGAATTGGTTGATGGTGAATCTATGTCTGGTACAAACAGAGTTTTGCTTGATCATTTGCCAACCAGTTTAGAGACCTCCGAAGAAATGGACAGTTCTTCAGAGGGCCGCTACAATGATCTGATATCATTTCTCGAAGTTCAGAGGATTCCAGACAAATCTGCTCACTGTCTGGATCTTAAGGACATGAGTAGCTACGACAATTTTGTTGGACCATCAACTAGGAATCTTCCTCATGTTGTCTGCACAAG GGGCGAGCATGTGGGCTTGAAAATGGAGGAAGCTTCTTACATAAAGAAGCGTTTACATGCGATCAGAGAGCTCTCGTCAGAGATCATCGGATCTCAAGCTTCTGTGGTTAATGCTAGTCCAATCAGGAGAGGAAAAGGTTGCATGTCGGCCTAA